In the bacterium genome, GCCCACCGAGGCCGAGTGGGAGTACGCCGCCCGCGGCGGCCTCGCGGATGCGCACTATGCGACCGGCGATTCACTGAGCGGCGAGCTGGCGAGCTACGCCAGCACCAACCCCAAGGGGACTCGCCCCGTCGGTAGCTACGCGCCGAATCCCTACGGCCTCTACGACATGACGGGCAACGTCGTCGAGTGGACGGCGGACTACTACGACTGGGACTACTATCGCGAGAGCCCGCCGCTGAACCCGGTGGGCCCGGCGATCGGCAAGTTCCGCGCGATTCGCGGCGGCGGCTGGTTCACGGGGCCGGGCTGCTGCAACATCGACTTCCGCAACGGCCTGCGCGGCAACTGGCGCGACTTCAACGTGGGCTTCCGCTGCGCCGCCGATCCACCGGGGCCGAAGCCGATAAGCGTGCGCGCGGCCGACGGCGTGATCGTCTACGGCGATCTGCAGCTCGCGAGCGCGGATCGCCGCGGGCCGCTCGTGATCCTCTTCCACCAGGCGCGGGCCAGCGCGCAGGGCGAGTACGGCGCGATCGCGGCGCGGCTCCTCGCGGCGGGCTATCACGTGCTCGCGATCGATCAGCGCAGCGGCGGCAGCTACCTCGGCGGCGCCAACCGCACGGCCGCCGCGCTGGGGGACGCGGAGATCGGTTACTGCGCGGCCTATCCCGACCTCGTCGCCGCGCTTCGTTACGCCGATGCCGCCGGGCTGCGCGGCAAGCGCATCGCCCTGGGCAGCAGCTACAGCGCGAGCCTCGTGCTGCGACTGGCAGTGGAGGAAGCGAAGGCCCTGGCCGCCATCGTTGCCTGCTCGCCGGCATCGGGTCCGCCGATGGTGGACTGCGAGCCGGGCCCGTGGATCGCGCAGGTCAAGCTGCCGGCCCTGGTGATCCGCCCGGCGAGCGAGATGGCCCGCGACAGCGTGCGCGAGCAGCTCGCCGCCTGCGCGGCGGCGGGTCTGCGCACCCACGTCGCCGAGGAGGGTGTCCACGGCGCTTCGCTGCTCGACCCCTCACGCTGCCCGGACGCCGAGGCGAGCTGGCGCGTGCTGCTCGACTTTCTGGCCGAGGTCTGCGCACCCGAGAGCGATTCGCCATGACGCTCAAGGATTTCCTCCTGCAGCAGAGCCGCTGGGCCTACGAAGAGGCCCCCGAGTTCTCGCTGCTGGGCGCACTCGACGCTCTCACGCCGGCGGAGCTCGTCTGGTGCGCCGACCCCGAGCTCTGGACGATCGGCGAGATCCTCTACCACGTGGCGACGGCCAAGATCGAGTACTGCCGCCAGGGCTTCGGCCAGTGGCGCGGCGACTGCGTGCGCTGCGTCGAGGACCTGCCCGCGCTGCTCGAGCTGCTCGCGCGGGCGCAGTTCCACCTGCTCGAGTGCCTGGCGAGCTGCGACGAGGAGACGCTAGGCCATCCGATCCGCACGCACTACCACGGGAGCAGCGCGGCGGAGTTCTTCGGCGCCATGATCGCGCACGACTTGGCGCACGCCGCGCAGATCCGCGCCCTGCGTCGCCGCTACGGCTCGCGGCGGGGCGGCTTCTACCCGGTCTGAGGGCGAAGGAGGTCGGGATGTGGAGGCTCTGCCGCGCGGTGCTGGCGCAGTACCGTCTCGATCCCGCTGACGAGCTGCACGGCCTGCCGCACTGGGCGCGCGTGGCGCGCAACGGCTACTGGCTGGCGGCGGCGACGGGCGTCTCGCCGCGTCTCGTCGAACCCTTCGCGCTCCTGCACGACGCCTGCCGCGAGAATGAAGACCGCGATCCCGGTCACGGCCCGCGGGCGGCAGCGCTGGCCGCCGTGCTCACGCCCGAGCTGCTCGAGCTCGCAGCGCCCCAGATCGAGCTGCTCCGCGAGGCCTGCGCCCAGCACACGCGCGGCCGCACCGTGGCGCACCCCGAGCTGCAGGTCTGCTGGGACGCCGACCGCCTCGATCTCGTCCGCCTCGGCTTCGCGCTCGACCGCCGGCGCCTCTGCACCGAGGCCGCGCGGGCCGTCGCCGAAGGCGAGTTGCGCCTGCCGCCCATGGATCTGCCCCTCTTTCTCGCCCGGCGCTGGCGGGTGGACTCGCGGGGGCAGACCGTGCCGGTTCTGGAGTTCACGCCCGACCTGGAGGACGATGACAGCGATGACGAGTGAGGCCTTTCAGGAGTTCTACCCCGACGCTTTTTCCCAGTGCTACGGCTGCGGCCGCCTGAACGCGCAGGGCCTCCAGCTCAAGACGCGGTGGGAAGATGAAGCCGCCGGTGTCACGATCACGCGCTTCACGCCGCGAGCCGAGCACACGGCCGTGCCGGGCTTCGTCTACGGCGGGCTGATCGCCTCCTTGATCGACTGTTCGGGCACGGGCAGCGCGGCGGGCGCCGCCTATCGCGCCGCTGGCCGCCGGCCCGGCGCGGGCGCGCCCTTTCGCTTCGTCACCGGCTCGCTCAAGGTGAGCTACCTGAGGCCGACGCCCCTGGGTCCCGAGCTCGAGATCCGCTGCCGGGTCGAGGAAGTGAAGGGCCGCAAGATCACCCTTTCTGCCACCCTCAGCGCCGCC is a window encoding:
- a CDS encoding DinB family protein, whose translation is MTLKDFLLQQSRWAYEEAPEFSLLGALDALTPAELVWCADPELWTIGEILYHVATAKIEYCRQGFGQWRGDCVRCVEDLPALLELLARAQFHLLECLASCDEETLGHPIRTHYHGSSAAEFFGAMIAHDLAHAAQIRALRRRYGSRRGGFYPV
- a CDS encoding PaaI family thioesterase, which produces MTSEAFQEFYPDAFSQCYGCGRLNAQGLQLKTRWEDEAAGVTITRFTPRAEHTAVPGFVYGGLIASLIDCSGTGSAAGAAYRAAGRRPGAGAPFRFVTGSLKVSYLRPTPLGPELEIRCRVEEVKGRKITLSATLSAAGEVCATGEVVALQIPENFGS